The Clostridium sporogenes genome contains a region encoding:
- a CDS encoding GNAT family N-acetyltransferase, with the protein MREDIEIYKAGISDMDKIADLIVAINEEKTKITKYDDFNFYHSKNSLKEVLNGKNKNEMIFIARNKENFIGMINLSFSDSDYMFFIDKFLYIKYLYVDKDKFIDTQEYKDIAKKLFEASINEAREHGFKYICGDVLSEEEELRELFEVNDMKNYKNRLYKKINTM; encoded by the coding sequence ATGAGAGAAGACATAGAAATATATAAAGCAGGAATAAGTGATATGGACAAGATAGCCGATCTCATAGTAGCTATAAATGAAGAAAAGACGAAAATTACAAAATATGATGATTTTAATTTTTATCATTCTAAAAATTCTTTAAAGGAAGTTTTAAATGGTAAGAATAAAAATGAAATGATATTCATAGCTAGAAACAAAGAAAATTTTATAGGTATGATAAATCTGTCATTTAGTGATTCAGATTATATGTTTTTTATTGATAAGTTTTTATATATAAAGTATTTGTATGTGGATAAAGATAAATTCATAGATACACAAGAGTATAAAGATATTGCTAAAAAATTATTTGAAGCATCAATAAATGAAGCTAGGGAGCATGGGTTTAAGTATATATGTGGAGATGTACTAAGTGAAGAAGAGGAATTAAGAGAATTATTTGAAGTAAATGATATGAAAAACTATAAAAATAGATTATATAAAAAAATAAATACTATGTAG
- a CDS encoding GNAT family N-acetyltransferase — MKIRVATKNNIEDICRLYEELFSDMGSLQPTYFKSAEQDKEFLESIIASEKSDILMAIDNNEVIVGFALIQEQETPPFNCLVKHKYSYLMDMIIKRPYRGKGIGTTLMDEVKKWSENRNLEYVELNVLPENINAIKLYEKQEFKNVMQTMRCVL, encoded by the coding sequence ATGAAAATTAGAGTTGCTACAAAAAATAATATAGAAGATATTTGTAGGCTGTATGAAGAATTATTTTCAGATATGGGAAGTTTACAGCCTACTTACTTTAAAAGCGCAGAACAGGATAAAGAATTTCTTGAAAGTATTATTGCTAGTGAAAAATCTGATATTTTAATGGCGATTGATAATAATGAAGTCATTGTAGGATTCGCCCTTATTCAGGAACAGGAAACACCGCCTTTTAATTGCTTAGTAAAACATAAATATAGCTATTTAATGGATATGATTATAAAAAGGCCTTATCGTGGTAAAGGTATTGGTACAACTTTAATGGATGAAGTAAAGAAATGGTCTGAAAATCGGAATTTAGAATATGTAGAATTAAATGTCCTACCAGAAAATATTAATGCAATAAAGTTATATGAAAAACAGGAGTTTAAAAATGTAATGCAGACTATGAGATGTGTGCTATAA
- a CDS encoding ABC transporter ATP-binding protein codes for MKKILNNVWKVAKEYKGKELIGLIFTILYTVAIFISPMVSRYLIDSVIPSNSIYKLKIGILIFFGGCICQPIFGYLKNRVFMGISENITIMFREKMFNKVIDAPMEFFDGCSNGAIVSRISNDGRSVSEFITNFFVVVVKNIVLIIMIIIGMLMMSKEITLMVIFLYAIYFFINWKISRKFNPMSKSIQESYDQICIKINRSVGSINTIKAFNQEEKVKREFKEIIEKNYTNNLKFRKLSMLMNSISNGIMIASLSIVYGIGSLLVMDGKITIGTVVAMGLYFQLLVQPIYELLNSNIDIHTIVPIFNRINEYINLKTERVNKENSELSFLKEIEFKNVSFKYNNGSRAIDNINFKLPSKGIFAIVGDSGAGKSSLIKLLSAFYDSYQGEIKINEKELKEYGAKHIRKVISLVSQDIELVNESIKNNIKMGRDIKDSKIKEVVKLLNLEKTIEKLELGYDTIVNERANLSGGEKQRLSIARALVKESLIYIFDEPTAALDTINEKRVKDILEELSKERLVIIITHNLSLLNKAQCIYTIKQGEIVEEGDYEYLTKQDSYFSKLMKELSKK; via the coding sequence ATGAAGAAAATATTAAACAATGTATGGAAAGTAGCAAAAGAATATAAAGGCAAAGAATTAATTGGGTTAATTTTTACTATTTTATATACAGTTGCTATATTTATATCTCCAATGGTGTCTAGATATTTAATTGATAGTGTTATTCCAAGTAACTCAATTTATAAGTTAAAAATAGGCATACTAATATTTTTCGGTGGATGCATATGCCAACCCATATTTGGATACCTAAAAAATAGAGTTTTTATGGGGATAAGCGAAAATATAACAATAATGTTTAGAGAAAAAATGTTTAATAAAGTAATAGATGCACCTATGGAATTTTTCGATGGATGTAGTAATGGAGCTATTGTATCTAGAATAAGTAATGATGGAAGAAGTGTAAGTGAATTTATTACTAACTTTTTTGTTGTTGTGGTGAAAAATATAGTGTTAATAATTATGATTATCATTGGAATGCTAATGATGTCTAAAGAAATCACATTAATGGTTATTTTTTTATATGCAATATATTTTTTTATTAACTGGAAAATATCACGTAAATTTAATCCTATGTCTAAGAGTATCCAAGAAAGTTATGACCAAATATGTATAAAAATTAATCGAAGTGTTGGATCAATTAATACTATTAAAGCATTTAATCAAGAGGAGAAAGTAAAGAGGGAATTTAAAGAAATAATAGAAAAAAATTATACAAATAATTTAAAGTTTAGAAAATTAAGTATGTTAATGAATAGTATTAGTAATGGAATAATGATAGCATCGTTATCTATTGTATATGGAATAGGAAGTTTACTTGTTATGGATGGAAAAATAACAATAGGAACAGTTGTGGCCATGGGGCTGTATTTTCAACTATTAGTACAACCAATATATGAGCTACTAAATAGTAATATAGATATACACACAATAGTTCCCATATTTAATAGAATTAATGAGTATATTAATTTAAAAACTGAAAGAGTTAATAAAGAAAATAGTGAGCTTAGTTTTCTTAAAGAAATAGAATTTAAAAATGTTAGTTTTAAATATAATAATGGAAGCCGGGCTATAGATAATATTAACTTTAAGTTACCATCAAAAGGAATCTTTGCAATAGTTGGGGATTCTGGAGCAGGAAAAAGTTCTTTAATAAAATTATTGAGTGCATTTTATGATTCATATCAAGGAGAAATAAAAATTAATGAAAAAGAGTTAAAAGAATATGGAGCAAAACATATAAGAAAAGTTATAAGCTTAGTATCACAGGATATAGAGCTTGTGAATGAATCCATTAAAAACAATATAAAGATGGGTAGAGATATAAAGGATTCAAAAATAAAAGAAGTTGTAAAATTACTAAACCTAGAAAAAACTATAGAAAAATTAGAACTAGGTTATGACACTATAGTTAATGAAAGAGCAAATTTATCAGGTGGTGAAAAACAAAGATTATCCATTGCTAGAGCTTTAGTAAAAGAATCATTAATTTATATTTTTGATGAGCCTACAGCAGCCCTTGATACTATAAATGAAAAAAGAGTAAAAGATATACTAGAAGAGTTATCGAAAGAAAGACTGGTAATTATAATAACCCATAATTTGAGTTTATTAAATAAGGCTCAATGTATTTATACAATTAAGCAAGGAGAAATAGTTGAAGAAGGTGATTATGAATATTTAACAAAACAAGACTCATATTTTTCTAAGCTTATGAAAGAACTGTCTAAGAAATAG
- a CDS encoding NCS2 family permease: MESKQKTNSLFEKIFKLSKNKTNVKTEIIAGVTTFITMAYALLVIPNILKFSGMNSLGLKGDAAAKLSTLNDPVVAAVFTGMCITSAIGTIIMAFYGNLPFAVAPGIGLTAFFTYSVCLTLGYTWQQALAAVFISGIIFIIITVTSIREKIVEALPENLKIAITGGIGLFIALIGLKSGHIIVSNPGTLISFGSFSDSKVILTLIGICLMGILVARQVKGGMLISIIITTIIGIPMGITNLSGLKILSTPASVAPTFLAFDFNGLISHNGTGFIGALTSIIMVILTFSLVDLFDTIGTLVGTAQKADMILPNGKIKNMNEALLSDAIATTVSSMFGTTTTATYVESTAGIAEGGRTGLTSLVVGILFLLSLFFSGLVGITPSEATAPALVIVGVLMVSSIKNVNFDDFTEALPAFFTIAIMPFSYSIANGIAAGIIFYPIMKVATGRHKEVHPIVYILAVLFIIRFIMLPSA, from the coding sequence ATGGAATCAAAACAAAAGACAAATTCTTTATTTGAAAAAATTTTTAAACTTTCAAAGAACAAAACCAATGTAAAGACAGAAATTATTGCTGGGGTTACAACTTTTATTACTATGGCCTATGCTTTACTTGTTATTCCTAACATCCTAAAATTTTCTGGAATGAATTCTTTAGGATTAAAAGGAGATGCAGCAGCTAAGCTTTCTACTTTAAATGATCCTGTAGTAGCTGCTGTATTTACAGGTATGTGTATTACATCAGCTATAGGAACTATAATAATGGCCTTTTATGGTAACTTGCCCTTTGCTGTAGCTCCTGGTATTGGACTTACTGCATTCTTTACTTATAGTGTATGTTTAACATTAGGATATACTTGGCAACAAGCTTTAGCAGCCGTATTTATCTCTGGAATTATATTTATAATTATTACTGTTACCTCCATAAGAGAAAAAATAGTAGAAGCTTTACCTGAAAATTTGAAAATAGCCATAACAGGGGGTATTGGTCTTTTTATTGCTTTAATAGGGCTAAAAAGTGGCCATATTATTGTTTCCAATCCAGGAACCCTTATTAGCTTTGGAAGCTTTTCTGATTCTAAAGTTATATTAACTCTTATTGGAATATGTTTAATGGGAATATTAGTAGCAAGACAGGTTAAAGGTGGTATGCTTATATCTATAATTATAACTACTATTATAGGAATACCTATGGGAATAACTAATCTTTCTGGACTAAAAATATTAAGCACTCCTGCTTCTGTAGCACCAACATTTTTAGCCTTTGATTTTAATGGACTTATAAGCCATAATGGTACTGGATTTATAGGAGCCTTAACCAGTATAATAATGGTTATATTAACTTTTAGTTTAGTAGATTTATTTGATACTATAGGAACTTTAGTAGGAACAGCCCAAAAGGCAGATATGATTTTACCAAATGGGAAAATTAAAAATATGAATGAAGCCCTTTTATCAGATGCTATTGCTACAACTGTAAGTTCTATGTTTGGAACTACAACTACAGCAACCTATGTAGAATCTACAGCAGGAATTGCTGAAGGTGGAAGAACAGGATTAACTTCTTTAGTAGTAGGAATATTATTTTTACTATCCCTATTCTTTAGCGGATTAGTAGGAATAACCCCTTCTGAAGCTACTGCACCAGCATTAGTAATAGTAGGGGTGTTAATGGTAAGCTCCATTAAAAATGTAAACTTTGATGATTTTACAGAAGCTCTTCCAGCCTTCTTTACCATAGCAATTATGCCTTTTAGTTATAGTATAGCTAACGGAATCGCCGCAGGTATAATATTCTATCCAATAATGAAAGTAGCTACTGGAAGACACAAAGAAGTACATCCTATAGTTTATATATTAGCTGTATTGTTTATAATAAGATTCATAATGCTACCAAGTGCATAA
- a CDS encoding TetR/AcrR family transcriptional regulator — MLRKEKAILTKNKVFETAIELIKEKGYNNVTISQICEKAGVAKGTFYVHYKSKEDIIKESYYSDMDKFVLEQYEKLISKNKNMSIKDKIEKFLISELMFTNHAGHEMTCRAYITNLTESISEDSKHFERRGFTKDLKLLILEGINQKVFETKQTADEIFLYLESFVRGFMASWCFSNGEFDIVEKGEIYIHEILKKL, encoded by the coding sequence ATGTTAAGAAAAGAAAAAGCTATTCTTACTAAAAACAAGGTTTTTGAAACCGCTATTGAACTAATTAAAGAAAAAGGATATAACAATGTTACCATAAGCCAAATATGCGAAAAAGCTGGAGTTGCAAAGGGTACTTTTTATGTTCATTATAAATCCAAAGAAGATATTATAAAAGAAAGTTACTATTCCGATATGGATAAATTCGTTCTAGAACAATATGAAAAATTAATTTCAAAAAATAAAAATATGAGTATTAAGGATAAAATAGAAAAATTCCTTATATCAGAACTTATGTTTACTAATCACGCTGGACATGAAATGACATGTCGGGCTTATATAACTAATTTAACAGAAAGTATATCAGAAGATAGCAAACATTTTGAAAGACGAGGATTTACAAAAGACTTAAAACTATTAATTTTAGAAGGTATTAACCAAAAGGTATTTGAAACAAAACAAACAGCAGATGAAATATTTTTATATTTAGAAAGTTTTGTAAGAGGATTTATGGCTTCATGGTGTTTTTCCAACGGAGAATTTGACATTGTGGAAAAAGGAGAAATATATATTCATGAAATTTTAAAAAAGTTATAA
- a CDS encoding ABC transporter permease — protein MKLFLKISFNSIKKNKIRYMLLTCTLVLSTIIMLSTSIIKDSAIKIREDQLRKTTLNSQLVITTADEKDPFFNPKDIINSIKDIDGISHIVPRIGGMTKDAKTLKDINIIGVDLNKQKAAFPIELIDKYKIKDKENQIIINEKYAKENSLKVGAKIKLLIGTKNKEFIISGISKNTGVFDPSMNTAMISIDNAQYLLDQKDNAYSIGITIKNLDDINNMIEEIKPKVSSKFIIQQRYDMDYFKSYVGTIDMALKIIGVLSIFITLFLTYSTFSLIIYERLHQIGILRSLGIPKKDIKVSTIVENLLIVLSSIVIGSVLTIPFVRLILNYIVQDGYFTLDLRKFLFIDLIIVIFSALVILVALRKILNMSVINLLKGIGKKYYTNKIGKIFKSSFGVVLLIASIIILISEYKRENGPLVLILGALFFIISFVFLAKLLLIIFNWIFQKIFSIFKGSVSILFKELVMQFSNIVDIVIITSIIICSIYVSVTLKNMINNGVMNVYGNADLMLSIDGTVEEDFTDKIKNIKYIKNSLLQSRTTEVIKDTKVDIAGIDGSQYKKDFSTEIIKKGENNIFDKLDNGKNIIITTTFSKNTGVNLNDSLKINEVNYKVVGVVSSFENMGKVLFLSKDNFNKDIKVKDKDLCLIKVNSKQIKATTNEIEKLFKDKYENKYSIQELTVLNEENNNNNKKTFTIVNVLICISTIICIISMSNNVTINLLSRKKVYATKGALGISKGYLSKCILFEAIVLGSYSGIFGLGLGVTLSNYINKILSYYIGDMVFIKDYKIMVILVLISIGITVISYIYPMRKIYRINIIDEIKSDE, from the coding sequence ATGAAGTTATTTTTAAAAATTTCATTTAACAGCATAAAGAAAAATAAGATTAGATACATGCTATTAACTTGTACCTTAGTTTTATCTACAATTATTATGTTATCTACATCTATAATAAAAGATTCTGCAATTAAAATTAGAGAAGATCAGCTAAGAAAAACAACTTTAAATAGCCAACTGGTAATAACAACTGCAGATGAAAAAGATCCTTTTTTCAATCCTAAAGATATTATAAATTCTATCAAGGATATAGATGGAATAAGTCATATTGTACCTAGAATAGGGGGGATGACAAAGGACGCTAAAACTTTAAAAGATATAAATATTATTGGGGTTGATCTTAATAAACAGAAAGCAGCATTCCCAATAGAGTTGATAGATAAATATAAGATTAAAGATAAAGAAAATCAGATTATAATTAATGAAAAGTATGCAAAGGAAAATTCTTTAAAAGTAGGAGCTAAGATAAAACTATTAATTGGAACTAAGAATAAAGAGTTTATTATAAGTGGAATATCAAAAAATACAGGGGTATTTGATCCTAGTATGAATACTGCAATGATTAGTATTGACAATGCCCAGTACCTTTTAGATCAAAAGGATAATGCTTATTCAATTGGAATAACAATAAAAAATTTAGATGATATAAATAATATGATTGAGGAAATAAAACCTAAAGTATCATCAAAATTTATAATCCAACAACGATATGATATGGATTATTTTAAATCCTATGTAGGAACTATAGATATGGCATTAAAGATAATTGGTGTGTTGTCTATATTTATAACATTGTTTCTAACCTATTCAACATTTTCACTTATAATTTATGAAAGGTTGCATCAAATTGGTATCTTGAGAAGTTTAGGTATACCAAAGAAGGATATTAAAGTAAGTACTATAGTAGAAAACTTACTTATAGTATTAAGTTCAATAGTTATAGGGAGTGTATTAACTATTCCTTTCGTAAGGCTAATTTTAAACTATATAGTGCAGGATGGATATTTTACTTTAGATCTGAGAAAATTTTTATTCATTGATTTAATAATTGTGATTTTTAGTGCATTAGTAATATTAGTTGCTTTAAGGAAGATATTAAATATGTCTGTTATAAATCTTTTAAAAGGTATTGGGAAAAAATATTATACAAATAAAATAGGGAAAATATTTAAATCTTCTTTTGGAGTTGTATTATTAATTGCATCCATAATTATTTTAATTAGTGAATATAAGAGAGAAAATGGACCATTAGTATTAATTTTAGGGGCTCTTTTCTTTATTATTTCTTTTGTATTTTTAGCAAAGCTACTACTTATAATATTTAATTGGATTTTCCAAAAAATATTTTCTATATTTAAAGGTTCGGTTAGCATTCTGTTTAAGGAGCTTGTAATGCAATTTTCCAATATTGTAGATATAGTAATAATTACATCAATAATTATTTGTTCAATTTATGTAAGTGTTACACTTAAAAATATGATAAACAATGGGGTAATGAATGTATACGGTAATGCAGATTTAATGCTAAGTATTGATGGGACAGTAGAGGAAGATTTTACAGATAAAATAAAGAATATAAAATATATTAAAAACTCTCTACTACAATCAAGGACAACAGAGGTCATAAAAGATACAAAGGTGGATATTGCAGGAATAGATGGATCCCAGTATAAGAAAGATTTCTCAACAGAAATTATTAAAAAAGGTGAAAATAATATATTTGATAAACTTGATAATGGGAAAAACATTATAATAACAACAACATTTAGTAAGAATACTGGCGTTAATTTAAATGATTCATTAAAAATTAATGAAGTGAATTATAAGGTAGTTGGAGTTGTTAGTAGTTTTGAAAATATGGGAAAAGTATTATTCCTATCCAAAGATAATTTCAATAAAGACATAAAGGTAAAGGATAAGGATTTATGTCTTATAAAAGTTAATAGTAAACAAATAAAGGCTACAACAAATGAAATAGAAAAACTGTTTAAAGACAAATATGAGAATAAATACTCTATACAAGAATTAACTGTTCTTAATGAAGAAAACAATAATAATAACAAAAAAACATTTACCATAGTAAATGTCTTAATATGTATCTCAACAATTATATGCATAATTAGTATGAGCAACAATGTTACTATAAATCTTTTATCTAGAAAAAAAGTATATGCGACTAAAGGAGCTTTAGGCATATCTAAAGGTTATTTGAGTAAATGTATTTTATTCGAAGCTATAGTCTTAGGTTCTTATAGTGGAATATTTGGATTAGGTTTAGGAGTTACATTAAGTAATTATATTAATAAAATCTTATCTTATTACATTGGAGATATGGTCTTTATTAAGGATTACAAAATAATGGTGATTTTAGTTCTGATTTCTATAGGTATTACTGTTATTAGCTATATTTATCCTATGAGAAAAATATATAGAATAAATATAATAGATGAAATAAAGTCAGATGAATAA
- a CDS encoding ABC transporter ATP-binding protein, which yields MSILKGINIKKKINIGDNSYDILKGINLGINEGEFLSIMGQSGAGKSTLLYILSGLDKPSEGSVLFENEYILNMKDTKLSKLRRENFGFIFQFYNLIEGLNVEDNISIIFEYEGVPKKKYKEKLEFLLNKVGLYEKRKCYPYQLSGGQQQRVAIARALITDPKIIFADEPTGSLDSNSGNTVLEILKSLNVNDKKTIVMVTHDKHAASFSNRIIEIKDGKIDLNHE from the coding sequence ATGAGTATATTAAAAGGTATTAATATTAAAAAGAAAATTAATATAGGAGATAATTCCTATGATATATTAAAAGGTATTAATTTAGGAATCAATGAGGGCGAATTTTTAAGTATAATGGGGCAATCTGGCGCTGGCAAAAGTACATTATTATATATTCTTAGTGGCTTAGATAAACCGAGTGAAGGTAGCGTATTATTTGAAAATGAGTATATTCTCAATATGAAGGATACCAAGCTTAGTAAGTTAAGACGAGAAAATTTTGGGTTTATTTTTCAGTTTTATAATCTAATAGAAGGTTTAAATGTTGAGGATAATATATCAATTATATTTGAATATGAAGGAGTTCCTAAAAAAAAGTATAAGGAAAAATTAGAATTTTTACTTAATAAAGTTGGCCTATATGAAAAAAGAAAATGCTATCCATACCAATTATCAGGAGGACAGCAACAGAGGGTAGCTATAGCTAGAGCATTAATTACAGATCCTAAAATAATATTTGCAGATGAGCCTACAGGAAGTTTGGATTCCAATTCTGGTAACACTGTGTTAGAAATATTAAAATCTTTGAATGTAAATGATAAGAAAACTATAGTGATGGTTACTCACGATAAGCATGCAGCTTCATTTAGTAACAGAATTATAGAAATAAAAGATGGAAAAATTGATTTAAATCATGAATAA
- a CDS encoding GNAT family N-acetyltransferase has product MDFIVREAKLSDLDNILKLWRELSVDQLGKDNYYKGSLEFNCGDGQIKESIINDNCGMFVVEYNEEIYGFVEVWINRKDFSFEHDDYAYILHYYINEKGRNVRNIFSIIYHLYKIAEEWAISKGKSYIISDAFEHNERIVKFLRRVGVSKYKTRMVRKI; this is encoded by the coding sequence ATGGACTTTATAGTTAGGGAAGCAAAATTATCTGATCTAGATAATATATTAAAGCTATGGAGAGAGTTATCTGTAGATCAATTAGGAAAGGATAACTATTACAAAGGAAGTTTGGAATTTAATTGTGGAGATGGGCAAATTAAAGAGTCTATAATAAATGATAATTGTGGAATGTTTGTTGTAGAGTATAATGAGGAAATTTATGGATTTGTAGAAGTATGGATAAATAGAAAGGATTTTTCATTTGAACATGATGATTATGCTTATATATTACACTACTATATAAATGAAAAAGGTAGAAATGTAAGAAATATTTTCTCTATTATATATCATCTTTATAAAATTGCCGAAGAGTGGGCTATAAGTAAAGGAAAGTCTTATATAATTTCGGATGCTTTTGAACATAATGAGAGAATAGTTAAATTTTTAAGGAGAGTAGGAGTATCTAAATATAAAACACGAATGGTGAGAAAGATATGA
- a CDS encoding YciI family protein, which produces MFIVTLTYIKPITEVEKYLPNHILFLDKYYNSEKFICSGRKNPRTGGIILCNAEDINEVNSILSEDPFYKEKIASYEIIEFIPSKYATNFKYFI; this is translated from the coding sequence ATGTTTATAGTAACTCTTACATACATAAAACCTATTACGGAAGTGGAAAAATATTTGCCTAATCATATATTATTTCTAGACAAGTATTATAATTCAGAAAAATTTATTTGTTCTGGAAGAAAAAATCCACGTACAGGTGGAATTATTCTTTGTAATGCTGAAGACATTAATGAAGTTAATTCTATACTAAGTGAAGACCCCTTTTACAAAGAAAAAATCGCTAGTTATGAAATTATAGAATTTATTCCCAGCAAATATGCGACCAATTTCAAATATTTTATTTAA
- the ctpM gene encoding radical SAM/SPASM domain Clo7bot peptide maturase, with product MKKSKYNKIIKLEDGKTIAFNSVTCALAEVDQNFLDVLGNIENIDIENLDEKKRELVENMSEGNYIVHDDMDELKLLKYRNYNGKFSSGALGLVIAPTLACNFACPYCYETPKAGLMDKKVQDSLIEMIEENAKNKNNISITWYGGEPLLAKEMIFDFSQRAIEICERENVKYSAYIVTNGYLIDEETIENMKKAKITGAQITVDGPPSIHNKRRKLKNSDEETFTTIMANVKKLIDDGIKNIAIRINVDKTNVDHVEELLDILEENGLKDVVVNLGHVTAYTDSCNGIANNCLNTKEYAKSDTKYQKVLFERGYKVAGAYPFYPSVKANYCCADNIGAYVIDSEGYMYKCWNDVGNIDRAVGNVTTIKEKVDEKMYARNMEYILWSPFEYEECKECSILPICMGGCPYKGTMKEKPECEKWIYNLEETIISTYNQKNGAECSQQGCCCE from the coding sequence ATGAAAAAATCTAAATACAATAAAATAATTAAACTAGAAGATGGAAAAACTATAGCTTTTAATAGTGTTACTTGTGCGCTAGCAGAGGTAGATCAGAATTTTTTAGATGTATTAGGAAACATAGAAAATATAGATATAGAAAATTTAGATGAAAAAAAGAGAGAGTTAGTTGAAAACATGTCAGAGGGTAATTATATAGTTCATGATGATATGGATGAATTAAAGTTATTAAAATATAGAAATTACAATGGAAAGTTTTCAAGTGGCGCATTAGGATTAGTTATTGCTCCTACACTAGCTTGTAATTTTGCCTGTCCTTATTGTTATGAAACTCCAAAAGCAGGCCTTATGGATAAAAAAGTTCAAGATAGTTTAATAGAGATGATAGAGGAAAATGCTAAAAATAAAAATAATATAAGTATAACCTGGTATGGCGGAGAACCCTTATTAGCAAAGGAAATGATATTTGATTTTTCTCAAAGGGCTATAGAAATATGTGAAAGAGAAAATGTTAAATATAGTGCATATATTGTAACTAATGGATACTTGATAGATGAAGAAACTATAGAAAATATGAAAAAAGCTAAAATAACAGGGGCGCAAATTACAGTGGATGGCCCTCCAAGTATTCATAATAAAAGAAGAAAATTAAAGAATTCAGATGAGGAAACTTTTACTACAATAATGGCTAATGTAAAAAAACTTATAGATGATGGAATTAAAAATATAGCTATTAGAATAAATGTAGATAAAACAAATGTTGATCATGTGGAGGAGTTATTAGATATATTAGAAGAAAATGGATTGAAAGATGTTGTTGTTAATCTAGGACATGTTACTGCATATACAGATAGTTGTAACGGAATTGCAAATAATTGTTTAAACACAAAAGAATATGCAAAAAGTGATACTAAATATCAAAAAGTACTTTTTGAAAGAGGATATAAGGTGGCAGGAGCATATCCTTTCTATCCAAGCGTAAAAGCAAATTATTGTTGTGCTGATAATATTGGAGCTTATGTAATTGATTCTGAAGGATATATGTATAAATGTTGGAATGATGTTGGAAATATTGATAGGGCAGTTGGAAATGTTACTACAATTAAAGAAAAAGTAGATGAAAAAATGTATGCAAGAAATATGGAGTATATATTATGGTCTCCATTTGAATATGAAGAATGTAAGGAGTGTAGTATATTACCAATATGTATGGGAGGATGCCCATATAAGGGAACTATGAAGGAAAAACCTGAATGTGAAAAATGGATATATAACCTTGAAGAAACAATAATATCAACATATAATCAAAAAAATGGAGCTGAATGTAGTCAGCAGGGATGTTGCTGTGAATAA